Proteins from one Plasmodium gaboni strain SY75 chromosome 4, whole genome shotgun sequence genomic window:
- a CDS encoding hypothetical protein (conserved Plasmodium protein, unknown function): MSIFFNRKEPSLFLYFFFKNVRNIYSFKHKYHIILYNNLIKWRNQKKELFDHVCQRKCFTSLECEEINNENERDEEDKKFSDDNNISDNDKYNEDEEDDKYIKSFYEIYDNNKDTYDCPKELMRFIIKEHMNVKIKIKCSSPRNMKKSDVKNIINNMFEKSNINQPNNINIENNIHNDKNEIHNNPDEKNYDIYYLSSSFKNYNYPERNVLWPNPLVYNHRLQPFILKKEKEENVNDTNNKKDTNNLNDNFERDKENVERNKKRLENLWSYSSSYGVDWNTLDELYLDFKTKKNEHQNEWEKNKSKIMLYASKVCKRKLINSRKKLLKELNIDYSNNIYANYDDSAIKNEEINLDEDNTEYNLLLPRSIFRKWTRTLYYYWKDKYMHYYHNTLCDYLKGEIVDLQLLREQNERNLNISNKKMMNKHTYNLKPVTGSNLYITRYIKRKNNNEENDDTFDLTGVGENIYNTVKRE; this comes from the exons ATGAgtattttctttaatagAAAAGAACCctctttatttttatattttttttttaaaaatgtgagaaatatatattcttttaaacataaatatcatataatattatataataaccTTATAAAATGGAGAAATCAGAAAAAGGAACTATTTGATCATGTGTGTCAAAGAAAGTGTTTTACAAGTTTAGAGTgtgaagaaataaataatgaaaatgaaagaGATGAAGAAGACAAAAAATTTAGTGATGACAATAATATTAGTGATAATGACaaatataatgaagatgaagaagatgataaatatataaaatccttttatgaaatatatgaCAATAATAAAGATACTTATGATTGCCCTAAAGAACTAATGAGgtttattataaaagaacATATGAATgtaaagataaaaataaaatgttcTAGTCCTCggaatatgaaaaaatcagatgttaaaaatattataaataatatgtttgaaaaaagtaatataaatcaaccgaataatataaatatagaaaataatatacacaatgataaaaatgaaattcataataatccagatgaaaaaaattatgatatatattatttatcatcaagttttaaaaattataattacCCTGAAAGAAATGTGTTATGGCCAAATCCGTTAGTATATAATCATCGTTTGCAAccttttattttgaaaaaagaaaaagaagaaaatgtaaatgatacgaataataaaaaggatacaaataatttaaatgaCAATTTTGAAAGAGACAAAGAAAATGTAGAGAGAAATAAAAAGAGACTAGAAAATTTATGGTCTTATAGTTCAAGTTATGGAGTTGATTGGAATACACTAGatgaattatatttagattttaaaaccaaaaaaaatgaacatCAAAATGAATgggaaaaaaataaaagtaaaattATGCTGTATGCTTCTAAAGTATGTAAAAggaaattaataaatagtcgaaaaaaattactaaaagaattaaatattgattattcaaataatatatatgctAACTATGATGATAGTGCTATcaaaaatgaagaaataaatttaGATGAAGATAATACTGAGTATAATTTGTTATTACCTCGATCCATTTTTAGAAAATGGACACGCAC gctatattattattggaaagataaatatatgcaTTACTATCATAATACTCTTTGTGATTACTTGAAAGGTGAAATTGTAGACCTACAACTTTTACGAGaacaaaatgaaagaaatttaaatatatcaaataaaaaaatgatgaacAAGCATACTTATAATTTAAAACCAGTAACTGGATCTaacttatatattacaagatatataaaaaggaaaaacaac aatgaagaaaatgatgataCATTTGACCTAACGGGAGTCGGcgaaaatatatacaatacGGTTAAAAGAgaataa
- a CDS encoding flap endonuclease 1: MGIKGLTKFIADAAPNAIKEIKIESLMGRIIAIDASMSLYQFIIAIRDSEQYGNLTNESGETTSHISGLMSRSIRLMENGLKPIYVFDGAPPELKGSELEKRGEKRQKAEELLKKAKEEGNLEEIKKQSGRTVRVTRKQNEEAKKLLTLMGIPVIEAPCEAESQCAFLTKYNLAHATATEDADALVFGTKILIRNLNANATSNQNKNKNNSKRGYILTEINLEQVLKGLNLTMDEFIDFCILCGCDYCDTIKGIGSKTAYNLIKEYNCIEKIIENIDQNKYQVPSNFRFQEARKSFINPNVLPKEDIKIDWNEPQIEELKHFLIKDYNFNEIRVTNYINRLLKARKVTTQRRLDNFFTACTKKSTKLIVEETKKEQTLPTRKGKKRPIAADKNKQKGVKRKIEQGNANGDHKMKEENKSVDNQKDMDDQKDVDDEKNVDNQKDMNDQKNMDDQKNMDDQKNMGDEKKSLDNFSSNLFDSDKESESGNFIKKEKENIDNEKINDKLPSLFGDYSQIRHSENKDTKIDINSSNNNNNISNNHFNNVFSNSTLNSSTKLKNDDTLKSNSPLKDDTSNSYNNIKNNNHTININSQINNHKQSISNNNLNNINNSTEIKKKNTVFLLPFCPKDVTNVKKKKYIQRC, from the coding sequence ATGGGAATTAAGGGATTAACGAAATTCATCGCAGATGCGGCTCCGAATGcaataaaagaaataaagaTAGAGAGTTTGATGGGTAGGATTATTGCCATCGATGCCTCTATGTCCTTATATCAATTTATTATAGCTATTAGAGATTCTGAACAATATGGTAATTTAACAAATGAGTCAGGAGAAACTACTTCACATATTTCTGGGTTAATGTCTAGGAGTATACGTTTAATGGAAAATGGACTGAAGCCGATTTATGTTTTTGATGGTGCTCCCCCTGAATTAAAAGGTTCTGAATTAGAAAAGAGAGGAGAGAAAAGACAGAAAGCTGAAGAGTTACTAAAAAAAGCAAAAGAAGAAGGTAATTTAGAAGAGATAAAAAAGCAGAGTGGTAGAACAGTACGTGTTACAAGAAAACAGAATGAAGAAGCaaagaaattattaacATTGATGGGAATTCCTGTTATTGAAGCTCCATGTGAAGCTGAATCTCAATGTGCTTTTTTAACGAAATATAATTTAGCTCATGCAACAGCTACAGAAGATGCTGATGCTTTAGTTTTTGGCAccaaaatattaataagaAATTTAAATGCAAATGCTACATCcaatcaaaataaaaataaaaataatagtaagagaggttatatattaacagAAATAAATTTAGAACAAGTTTTAAAAGGTTTAAATTTAACTATGGATGAATTCATTGATTTCTGTATTTTATGTGGTTGTGATTATTGTGATACCATAAAAGGTATAGGATCAAAAACTGCTTATAATcttataaaagaatataattgtattgaaaaaataatagaaaatattgatcaaaataaatatcaaGTACCATCCAATTTTAGATTTCAAGAAGCTAGAAAATCATTTATAAATCCAAACGTCTTACCAAAAGAAGATATTAAAATTGATTGGAACGAACCACAAATTGAAGAATTGAAACATTTCTTAATTAAAgattataattttaatgaaATCAGAGTAACcaattatattaatagaTTATTAAAAGCTAGAAAAGTCACAACACAAAGGAGATTAGATAATTTCTTTACTGCATGTACGAAGAAAAGTACTAAACTAATAGTTGAAGAGACAAAGAAGGAACAAACACTCCCTACACGTAAGGGGAAAAAAAGACCTATCGCAGctgataaaaataaacaaaagGGTGTTAAGAGAAAAATCGAACAAGGTAATGCAAATGGGGATCATAAAATGAAGGAGGAAAATAAAAGTGTGGATAATCAAAAAGATATGGATGATCAAAAAGATGTggatgatgaaaaaaatgtgGATAACCAAAAAGATATGAATGACCAAAAAAACATGGATGACCAAAAAAACATGGATGACCAAAAAAACATGGgtgatgaaaaaaaaagtttgGATAATTTCTCTTCAAACCTTTTTGACAGTGATAAGGAGTCCGAATCAGgtaattttataaaaaaggaaaaagaaaatatagataatgaaaaaataaatgataaattaCCATCCTTATTTGGTGACTATTCACAAATACGTCACAGCGAAAATAAGGACACTAAAATTGACATTAatagtagtaataataataataatattagtAATAACCATTTTAATAATGTATTTAGTAATAGCACATTAAATAGTAGCACTAAATTAAAAAACGACGACACCCTTAAGAGTAATTCACCTCTAAAGGACGATACGTCAAAtagttataataatattaaaaataataaccATACAATTAATATTAACAGTCAAATTAATAATCATAAACAATCTAtatctaataataatttaaataatattaataattctactgaaataaaaaaaaaaaatactgtatttttattaccTTTTTGTCCAAAGGATGTTACTAAtgtaaagaaaaagaaatatattcaaaGATGCTGA
- a CDS encoding sporozoite invasion-associated protein 1 — translation MEVFVALLSFLVVLVFNRTIGYNIKSGNSSNNIKYTNVLDNNKDINTHSVLPEVENVIERKDIYRQINFMETFVSSNNMMHDREKHTSNNSGSYEITGIVDGIKIGYPISVALGSQYSNYFDYLQIVHLDHTNSQFRFTVSDGKYYLRTYGSTYMTPSAIKINVPCEKCKFINSEYSGVIKIIPYETDNNLFIYNWVLQTSSPLALENINTVFNDEADLIHGNKLSEEFKIDSSAAATSLNTFYGIVLHGIWSSEYAERLLTVLSEFPDCVKISAHDKNARSKQRKNQKWILVNEDLGSFDMKMEVCEEANCDYSAIIHVSKHAFEYSKKLVHNRSRNGRYYSRRVEKVLIRALLSLNYSLFITYFQQKHGVTLLDPQYDYELITNLSGYPSNNYQSWNYNLEELVEMATSWDEYPKGLQKVQGLSYLLRRKNGTKHPVYPTAPAVAYPAGSQNNSFIEFMESAFINYVDISHLVIHEVAHFIWVNTVSKELKEEWVKIGQWYKEPLSPSEWATKLEVEFVSAYAHDKNPAEDFAESMATYVLNSKLLNSRSFDKFKWIQDNLFGGGFYITTGTHKFDVINLGNEVFYFPGKVTRVRAKVIGSPTEDKLVKIYISLLSNEGSNGCAKHGYARIFSEHQTFRDLYFHTEDRSPCSHKLYGEFTMNKHENRGRWTAESMTFTGENNIERYVGLGSFHFYLYINNQNEDVEKPTPLLDSISIYTHDATETNDALLRLHVMVLENELIKEHGGPYASFAAYENKSYSYDGRTYKMYPPEFNTSMLKADYFVRDINTRGFREVNMDSCKSYTNMDTRNLKCFQVLNPVTIPKYCIGSTYFLRQISIEDIAGNLETVNISSDKYSARLYPIGVRDKQKPVVSNVSVSSKPANEYHDGETIVSLSFNVHDNLSGIYYIFVYLRDPHGGKHRSDIDRTSLPTGTENKQIHHKILLPKGSMGGTWMLEEIKAVDACKNESRNIYTHSVYVQND, via the coding sequence atgGAAGTATTTGTTGCTTTGCTGTCTTTTCTGGTGGTGTTGGTTTTTAATAGAACTATAGGATATAACATAAAATCTGGGAACtcatcaaataatataaaatacacAAATGTATTAGATAAcaataaagatataaatacaCATAGTGTGTTACCTGAAGTTGAAAATGTGATAGAAAGAAAAGATATTTATAGacaaataaattttatgGAAACATTTGTATCtagtaataatatgatgCATGATAGAGAGAAACATACATCTAATAATTCAGGTTCTTATGAAATTACAGGAATAGTTGATGGTATAAAAATAGGATATCCGATATCTGTTGCTTTAGGTTCTCAATATTCtaattattttgattatttaCAAATAGTACATTTAGATCACACAAATTCACAATTTAGGTTTACTGTTAGTGATGgtaaatattatttacgTACTTATGGAAGTACTTATATGACCCCTAGTgctataaaaataaatgtgCCCTGTGAAAAAtgtaaatttattaattctGAATATAGTGGTgtcataaaaattataccATATGAAACTGATAATaacttatttatttataattgGGTATTACAAACATCATCACCATTAGCtttagaaaatataaatacagTATTTAATGATGAAGCAGATTTAATTCATGGCAATAAGTTATCAGAAGAATTTAAAATAGATTCTTCAGCTGCAGCTACTTCTTTAAATACATTTTATGGGATTGTATTACACGGCATATGGAGTTCTGAGTATGCCGAACGATTATTAACTGTTCTTTCTGAATTTCCAGATTGTGTAAAAATATCTGCTCATGATAAGAATGCTAGATCAAAACAAAGAAAGAATCAAAAATGGATTTTAGTTAATGAAGATTTAGGATCTTTTGATATGAAAATGGAAGTATGTGAAGAAGCTAATTGTGATTATTCTGCCATAATACATGTTTCTAAACATGCATTTGAATATTCTAAAAAACTTGTTCATAACAGAAGTCGTAATGGAAGATATTATTCTAGAAGAGTTGAAAAAGTTTTAATAAGAGCTCTTTTATCATTaaattattctttatttattactTATTTTCAACAGAAACATGGTGTTACTTTATTAGATCCACAATACGATTATGAATTAATAACAAATTTGTCTGGTTATCCATCTAATAATTATCAATCATGGAATTATAATTTGGAAGAACTTGTCGAAATGGCTACTTCATGGGATGAATATCCAAAAGGACTTCAAAAAGTACAAGgtttatcatatttattaagaagaaaaaatggTACTAAACATCCAGTATATCCAACTGCACCAGCTGTAGCTTATCCTGCTGGATCacaaaataattcatttattgAATTTATGGAATCAGcatttataaattatgtaGATATATCACATCTAGTTATTCATGAAGTCGCACATTTTATATGGGTTAACACCGTTTCaaaagaattaaaagaagaatGGGTTAAGATCGGACAATGGTATAAAGAACCTTTATCACCTAGTGAATGGGCTACAAAATTAGAAGTAGAATTTGTATCAGCATATGCTCATGATAAAAATCCTGCAGAAGATTTTGCAGAATCTATGGCTACATATGTTTTAAActcaaaattattaaattctAGATCATTCGATAAATTCAAATGGATTCAAGATAATTTATTTGGTGGTGgattttatattacaaCTGGTACTCATAAATTTGATGTTATTAATTTAGGCAATGAAGTATTTTATTTCCCTGGAAAAGTTACAAGAGTACGTGCAAAGGTTATAGGAAGCCCAACTGAAGATAAGTTagttaaaatatatatttctttattatctAATGAAGGTTCTAATGGTTGCGCCAAACATGGTTATGCAAGAATCTTTTCAGAACACCAAACTTTTAGagatttatattttcatacAGAAGATAGATCACCATGTAGTCATAAATTATATGGAGAATTTACTATGAATAAACATGAAAATAGAGGAAGATGGACAGCAGAATCTATGACATTTACAGgagaaaataatatagaaagATATGTTGGTTTAGGATCCttccatttttatttatatattaataatcAAAATGAAGATGTAGAAAAACCAACTCCACTTTTAGATTCCATATCTATCTATACTCATGATGCTACAGAAACAAATGATGCTTTATTAAGATTACATGTAATGGTTTTAgaaaatgaattaataaaagaacATGGTGGACCTTATGCCAGTTTTGCTGcttatgaaaataaaagcTACTCATATGACGGACgtacatataaaatgtatCCACCTGAATTTAATACATCAATGTTAAAAGCAGATTATTTTGTAAGAGATATAAATACAAGAGGATTCAGAGAAGTAAATATGGATTCATGTAAATCATATACAAATATGGATACAAGAAATTTAAAATGTTTTCAAGTCTTAAATCCAGTTACAATTCCAAAATATTGTATAGGAAGCACATATTTCTTAAGACAAATTTCTATTGAAGATATAGCAGGAAATCTAGAAACTGTAAATATCTCTTCTGATAAATATTCGGCTCGTTTATATCCTATAGGTGTAAGAGATAAACAAAAACCTGTTGTATCAAATGTAAGTGTTTCAAGTAAACCAGCTAATGAATATCATGATGGAGAAACCATAGTATCTCTCAGTTTTAATGTTCATGATAATTTATCAGgaatttattatatttttgtatatctAAGAGATCCACATGGTGGAAAACACAGAAGTGATATTGACAGAACATCATTACCAACAGGTACAgaaaataaacaaatacATCACAAAATCTTATTACCAAAAGGTTCTATGGGTGGTACATGGATGTTAGAAGAGATCAAAGCAGTTGATGCATGTAAAAATGAATctagaaatatatatactcATAGTGTTTACGTTCAAAATGATTAA
- a CDS encoding sporozoite micronemal protein essential for cell traversal, with product MKLRILKKHYYVVFILWYLYDISCFKCIRLNHRSIYKNKYKNNVHTGTNENITSIEKYSNVLCNSILCKNDKISSFINQRKNVDEDESENDDMYESTTAGSSSETDEEQNEDSSNDNSDEEQNEDSSNDNSDEENEEQDKKIKHSFNLANESKHTKEEKVKEEKKLKIYDFINDKEKRLNSNREENDEDNEEKDDVDENTLANSNVISKHTSVFPGLYFIGIGYNLLFGNPLGEADSLIDPGYRAQIYLMEWALSKEGIANDLSTLQPLNGWIRKENACSRVESITECSSISDYTKSLSAEAKVSGSYWGLASFSASTGYSSFLHEVTKRSKKTFLVKSNCVKYTIGLPPYIPWDKTTAYKNAVNELPAVFTGLDKDSECPSDVYEENKTKNNCENVSLWMKFFDIYGTHIIYESQLGGKITKIINVSTSSIEQMKKNGVSVKAKIQAQFGFGSAGGSTNVNSSNSSANDEQSYDMNEQLIVIGGNPIKDVTKEENLFEWSKTVTNHPMPINIKLTPISDSFDSDDLKESYDKAIIYYSRLYGLSPHDTMQKDDKDIIKILTNADTVTKNSAPPINAQCPHGKVVMFGFSIKQNFWDNTNALKGYNIEVCEAGSNSCTSKQGSSNKYDTSYLYMECGDQPLPFSEQVISESTSTYNTVKCPNDYSILLGFGISSSSGRINSAEYVFSTPCRPGMKSCSLNMNNNNQKSYIYAVCVDTTIWSGVNNLSLVALDGAHGKVDRSKKYSDGELVGTCPLDGTVLTGFKVEFHTSSPYVQTPFEKCAKSLKACSVHGSGHAIGIQNFKSLFIYMLCKNNK from the exons ATGAAGTTACGTATTCTAAAAAAACACTATTATGTGGTGTTTATATTGTGGTATTTATATGACATTAGTTGTTTTAAATGTATACGTTTGAATCATCGTAGtatttataagaataaataCAAGAATAATGTTCATACAGGAACTAATGAGAATATAACAAgtatagaaaaatattccaatgttttatgtaatagtatattatgtaaaaatgataaaattagttcatttataaatcaaagaaaaaatgtagatgaagatgaaagtgaaaatgatgatatgTATGAATCTACTACAg CTGGGAGCTCATCTGAAACTGATGAAGAACAAAATGAGGATAGTAGCAATGATAATTCTGATGAAGaacaaaatgaagataGTAGCAATGATAATTCTGATGAGGAAAATGAAGAACAA gataaaaaaataaaacattcATTCAATTTAGCAAACGAAAGCAAACACAcaaaagaagaaaaagtgaaggaagaaaaaaaattaaaaatatacgattttataaatgataaagaaaaaagatTAAATTCTAATCGagaagaaaatgatgaagataatgaagaaaaagatgATGTGGATGAAAATACGTTAGCAAATAGCAACGTTATAAGTAAACATACATCAGTATTCCCAggtttatattttatagGTATAGGTTATAATTTACTTTTTGGTAATCCATTAGGAGAGGCTGATTCATTAATTGATCCAGGATATCGAGCtcaaatttatttaatggAATGGGCTTTAAGTAAGGAAGGAATAGCAAATGACTTATCAACATTACAGCCACTAAATGGATGGataagaaaagaaaatgcTTGTAGTAGAGTTGAATcg ATCACTGAATGTTCTAGTATTTCAGACTATACTAAAAGTTTATCTGCAGAAGCAAAAGTATCAGGTTCTTATTGGGGTCTTGCCTCTTTTTCTGCCTCAACAGGATATAGTAGTTTTCTTCATGAAGTTACCAAAAGATCTAAGAAAACTTTTTTGGTTAAATCAAATTGtgtaaaatatacaatTGGACTTCCACCTTATATTCCATG GGATAAAACTACTGCTTATAAGAACGCCGTGAACGAACTTCCTGCTGTCTTCACAGGGCTAGATAAAGATAGTGAATGTCCTTCAGATGtttatgaagaaaataaaacaaaaaataattgtGAAAATGTTAGTTTATGGATGaaattttttgatatatatggaACACACATTATTTATGAATCACAACTAG ggggaaaaattacaaaaattataaacGTAAGTACCTCATCTATTGaacaaatgaaaaaaaatggagTTAGCGTAAAAGCAAAAATTCAAGCTCAGTTTGGTTTTGGAAGTGCTGGAGGATCTACTAATGTAAACTCTAGTAATTCCTCAGCAAATGATGAACAGAGTTATGATATGAATGAACAATTAATTGTGATTGGAGGGAATCCAATTAAAGATGTTAcaaaagaagaaaatttatttgaatGGTCTAAAACGGTTACTAATCATCCTATGcctataaatataaaattaacaCCTATATCAGATAGTTTTGATTCTGATGATTTAAAAGAATCTTATGACAAGgctataatatattattcaagATTATATGGATTATCTCCTCATGATACTATGCAAAAGGATGACAAGGACATAATCAAAATA cTAACAAATGCCGATACTGTAACTAAGAATAGTGCTCCTCCCATTAATGCTCAATGTCCACATGGAAAAGTAGTTATGTTTGGTTTTTCCATTAAACAAAATTTCTGGGATAACACAAACGCATTAAAGGGATATAACATAGAAGTATGTGAAGCAGGTTCTAATAGTTGTACCTCTAAGCAAGGAAgttcaaataaatatgatacATCATATCTTTATATGGAATGTGGTGATCAGCCTTTGCCATTTTCAGAACAAGTGATCAGTGAAAGTACATCAACATATAATACTGTAAAATGTCCAAATGATTACAGTATCCTTTTAGGATTTGGTATATCCTCTTCATCTGGAAGAATCAATTCAGCTGAGTATGTTTTTTCTACTCCTTGCAGACCAG GAATGAAGAGCTGCTCCTTAAATATGAACAACAATAACCAAAAAAGCTATATATACGCAGTATGTGTTGACACTACCATATGGTCAGGAGTAAATAATTTATCGCTTGTTGCTTTGGATGGAGCACATGGAAAAGTAGACAgatcaaaaaaatatagtGACGGAGAATTAGTAGGTACCTGTCCTTTAGATGGTACTGTATTAACAGGATTTAAAGTTGAATTTCACACTTCAAGTCCATATGTACAAACACCATTTGAAAAATGTGCCAAAAGTTTAAAAGCATGTTCTGTTCATGGTTCTGGACATGCCATAGGTATACAAAATTTCAAATccttatttatttatatgctttgcaaaaataacaaatga
- a CDS encoding hypothetical protein (conserved Plasmodium protein, unknown function): MKILKLILLSIIFLKFYNVCCISTREILQEKRNEFQRYSEFIINEKNLVDNNEKTVNDSIRTYKYYMEKGIKEIVAIFIFDDLNITKARELGIQNKADHEININNIQKNIQNIYPLDEINSFSDLIYKERKLFSFETEYSVTNYVFTKFVFHVKITEENDEEIMFLMINNELNMKQKNLEIIKKTNEYNGNNSIPNVNSNSVNLYQKHPQAFVQFIGAIIGIATLVSSISGAVSGISSIFSSRPAPTPPEFLGDEKSKLSKYETGTKKVEKKDKKKKYYKEEDDTYYDDEYYDDEYYDDEYYDDEYYDEYDDDY, encoded by the coding sequence atgaagattTTGAAATTGATACTTTTGtctattatatttcttaaattTTACAATGTATGTTGTATTTCTACAAGAGAAATACTacaagaaaaaagaaatgagTTTCAAAGATATTCtgaatttattattaatgaAAAGAATTTAGTTGATAACAATGAAAAGACAGTAAATGATTCAATAAGAacatacaaatattatatggaAAAAGGTATAAAAGAAATTGTGGCAATATTCATTTTTGATGATTTAAATATCACAAAAGCTAGAGAATTAGGAATACAAAACAAAGCAGATcatgaaataaatattaacaatatacaaaaaaatatacagaatatatatccattagatgaaataaattcttttagtgatcttatatataaagagaggaaattattttcttttgaaACTGAATATTCTGTTACTAATTATGTGTTTACAAAATTTGTGTTTCATGTAAAAATAACAGAAGAGAATGATGAAGAAATTATGTTTCTAATgataaataatgaattaaatatgaaacaaaaaaatttggaaataataaaaaaaacaaatgaatataatgGAAATAATAGTATTCCTAATGTTAATTCAAATTCTGTAAATTTATATCAAAAACATCCACAAGCATTTGTTCAATTTATAGGAGCAATAATTGGAATAGCTACATTAGTAAGCTCTATTTCAGGTGCAGTCTCTGGTATATCATCAATATTTTCAAGTCGTCCCGCCCCAACACCACCTGAATTTTTAGGGGACGAAAAATCCAAACTTTCAAAGTATGAAACTGGTACAAAAAAGgtagaaaaaaaagataagaagaagaaatattaCAAAGAAGAAGATGATACATATTATGACGACGAATATTATGACGACGAATATTATGACGACGAATATTATGACGATGAATATTATGACGAATATGATGATGATTACTAA